Proteins from a genomic interval of Quercus lobata isolate SW786 chromosome 11, ValleyOak3.0 Primary Assembly, whole genome shotgun sequence:
- the LOC115967657 gene encoding gibberellin 20 oxidase 3-like, giving the protein MVKLAYKLMELVALSLGLPADRFHGFFKDQTSYIRLNHYNPCPSPHLALGLGRHQDSGVLTILNEDDVGGLEVKRKTDGKWVRVKSTPDAYIINIGDTTQVWTNDEYESVEHRMVVNSERERFFIAFF; this is encoded by the exons ATGGTAAAGCTAGCTTACAAGTTGATGGAACTTGTTGCTCTGAGCCTAGGCTTGCCAGCAGATAGGTTCCATGGCTTCTTCAAAGATCAAACCAGCTACATCCGACTCAATCATTATAACCCTTGCCCTTCCCCTCATTTAGCTCTTGGTCTCGGTAGACACCAGGATAGTGGTGTCTTGACCATCCTTAACGAAGATGATGTTGGAGGATTGGAAGTGAAGCGGAAAACAGATGGAAAGTGGGTTCGAGTCAAATCCACCCCAGATGCTTATATCATCAACATTGGTGACACTACTCAG GTTTGGACCAATGACGAGTATGAGAGTGTGGAGCATAGGATGGTGGTGAACTCAGAGAGGGAAAGGTTCTTCATTGCATTTTTCTGA